From Pseudothermotoga thermarum DSM 5069, a single genomic window includes:
- a CDS encoding MutS-related protein, with amino-acid sequence MLDCAETYCKEVLNLTDYLTKRSLKSQGLKAFAEYLFCYTNSELFNGLLEYVQKLRKDFSKVEYCMFIKNGTIRVRKYEGESDLSNQILALFERFRQGDVKDYRQKLTENPAAAHVEAAVLEMLSKLYKEVFSSLYDFCEKYLNFPDPAITRFAREIQFYLSWLDLIQPLKDAGLPFCYPKVSESTEHLYGYDVFDLALAFSKVDSTVPNDFVLNYPERIIVITGPNQGGKTTFARAFGQIHWLMSIGVCVPGTDAKLYLFDNLFTHFPREEDVSNLTGRLQDELLRLREILEKATSKSIVVINEIFTSTTLSDALALGELMMDHILYIGSIAVVVTFLDELATRSSEVVSMVATVRDDDPSQRTYKILRKPPDGLAYAIHIAEKYGLTYEKLSRRLKRHESSPHVS; translated from the coding sequence ATGCTTGATTGCGCTGAAACTTACTGCAAGGAAGTGTTGAACCTAACCGATTACCTGACAAAAAGAAGCTTGAAATCACAGGGACTTAAAGCTTTTGCGGAATATTTGTTTTGCTACACCAACTCTGAGCTTTTCAATGGACTCTTAGAATATGTCCAGAAGCTTCGAAAGGATTTTTCAAAGGTAGAATACTGTATGTTCATAAAAAACGGAACGATTCGGGTTAGAAAGTATGAAGGCGAATCAGACTTATCGAATCAGATTCTAGCGCTTTTTGAGAGGTTCAGACAAGGGGATGTGAAGGATTACCGGCAAAAGCTGACTGAGAATCCGGCTGCTGCACACGTTGAAGCTGCGGTGTTAGAGATGCTGTCAAAGCTCTACAAAGAAGTCTTTTCAAGCCTATACGATTTCTGTGAAAAGTATCTAAACTTTCCAGATCCTGCTATCACAAGATTTGCAAGGGAAATTCAGTTCTACCTTTCCTGGCTTGATCTCATTCAGCCTTTAAAAGACGCTGGCTTGCCGTTTTGTTATCCAAAGGTTTCTGAATCAACAGAACATCTGTACGGTTATGACGTTTTTGATCTTGCACTCGCATTTTCAAAGGTTGATAGCACTGTTCCTAACGATTTTGTCTTGAATTATCCTGAAAGAATAATAGTGATCACTGGACCAAACCAGGGAGGCAAAACAACCTTTGCCAGAGCCTTTGGGCAAATACACTGGCTTATGTCAATCGGCGTTTGTGTGCCCGGAACGGATGCGAAGTTGTATCTTTTTGACAACCTATTCACACATTTTCCAAGGGAAGAGGATGTTTCAAATCTCACCGGAAGGTTGCAAGATGAACTTTTGAGATTGCGTGAAATTCTTGAAAAAGCTACAAGCAAAAGCATCGTGGTGATCAATGAAATATTCACTTCGACAACACTTTCGGATGCATTAGCCTTGGGTGAATTGATGATGGATCATATTCTATATATAGGATCAATCGCCGTTGTTGTTACCTTTCTCGACGAACTTGCAACACGTTCTTCTGAAGTCGTCAGCATGGTTGCAACCGTCAGAGATGATGATCCTTCTCAAAGAACCTACAAAATTCTCAGAAAACCACCGGATGGTCTTGCCTATGCCATCCACATAGCGGAAAAATACGGACTGACTTATGAGAAGCTCTCCAGGAGGTTGAAGAGACATGAAAGTTCACCTCATGTTTCCTGA